Below is a genomic region from Enterobacter hormaechei subsp. xiangfangensis.
CGAACCTTCTGTGCAGAAGAACGAGCATGGCGATGTTGAGCTAAAGTTTCCATCTCTTCCTCCTACCTTATTTCTTCTTCGCTTTTTTATCAGCAGCGTGGCCGCGATAAGTACGAGTCGGTGCGAATTCACCCAGTTTGTGACCAACCATTTCGTCGGTAACAAAGACTGGAACGTGCTGACGACCATTATGGACAGCGATGGTCAAACCGATCATGTTAGGAAAGATCGTTGAACGACGGGACCAAGTGCGCAGGGGCTTCTTGTCTCCGCTTTCCACCGCTTTCTCTACCTTCTTCAGCAAGTGCAGGTCAATAAAAGGACCTTTCTTGAGAGAACGTGGCATGGCTTATCCTCTAAAATTATTTGCTACGGCGACGTACGATAAATTTATCAGTACGCTTGTTGCTGCGGGTCTTCTTACCTTTGGTCTGAACGCCCCACGGAGTTAC
It encodes:
- the rpsS gene encoding 30S ribosomal protein S19, which gives rise to MPRSLKKGPFIDLHLLKKVEKAVESGDKKPLRTWSRRSTIFPNMIGLTIAVHNGRQHVPVFVTDEMVGHKLGEFAPTRTYRGHAADKKAKKK